In the genome of Candidatus Ornithobacterium hominis, the window CTCAGAAATTCAACATAAAAACCCAGAAGATTTATTTTTAAAGGCTGAAAATTTCCTTACAGAAATTTCAAATTTTGATGTGTTAGAATTCTCTGCCCAAACCTTACTCTCACCACACGCTAAATTTTCATATTCGCAAACGCCTCAGCCAGCGTTCAACAAAAAGTTTGACCTCTTGATTGATGCTTTGCAGGAACAAAGTAAAGGCGGTTTTAGAAATTATCTTTTTTGCTCCTCGGCCAAGCAAATTCAGCGATTTCAAGAAATTTTTCAAGACATCGGTAGAGAAGTTCAGTTCACACCAGTACTAGCGAGCATTCATGCGGGGTTTGTAGATAAAGATTTAAAAATAGCTTGCTTTACCGACCATCAAATTTTTGAACGCTACCATAAATTTAATTTAAGAAATAGTTTTTCTAAAAAAGAAAGCCTCACACTCAAGGAATTGACTAGCCTGCAGGTTGGCGACTACGTGACGCATATCGACCACGGCTTGGGCAAATTTGGTGGGTTGAAAAAAATCAATGTCAACGGAACGATGCAAGAAGCCATCAAACTGGTTTACAGAGATAATGATATTTTATATGTCAGCATTCATTCTTTGCACAAAATTGCTAAATATACGGGTAAAGACGGGCAAATTCCTAAAGTGAATAAATTGGGTTCGCCTGCTTGGAAAAATTTAAAAAATAAAACCAAGAAAAAAGTCAAAGAAGTTGCTTTTGATTTAATTAAACTTTACGCCAAGAGAAAATTAGATAAAGGTTTTGCGTTTGCTCCTGATACTTACTTGCAAAACGAACTAGAAGCGAGTTTCATCTACGAAGATACGCCAGATCAACTCAAGGCAACCGAAGATGTGAAAACCGATATGGAGAGTGAGCAGGTCATGGATCGTTTGATTTGCGGTGATGTCGGTTTTGGGAAAACTGAAGTGGCTATTCGTGCCGCATTCAAAGCTGCAACGGATGGAAAACAGGTAGCTGTGCTGGTTCCTACTACAATTTTGGCTTTTCAGCATTATAAAACATTCAAAGAACGTTTAGCAGATTTTCCTGTTCGGGTGGAATACCTTAACCGCTTCAAAACAACAAAGCAAAAAAATGAGATTTTAAAGGATTTAGCTGAAGGGAAAATTGAAATTCTCATCGGTACACACCAGATTGTTGGCAAAAAAGTGATTTATAAAGATTTAGGCTTATTAATCGTTGATGAAGAACATAAATTCGGGGTTTCCATCAAAGACAAACTCAAAACTTTAAGGTCTCATTTAGATACACTTACACTCACTGCAACACCAATACCACGAACTTTGCAATTTTCCTTAATGGCAGCTCGGGATTTGTCTATCATCAGAACTCCCCCGCCCAATCGCCAGCCTGTGGAAACAAAAATCATTGGGCTGAACGAGGAACAAATTCGTGATGCGGTTTTCTATGAATTGCAACGTGGTGGGCAAGTTTTTGTTATTTTTAACCGAATCAATGGACTGAAAGAAATGGCAGGAATGATTCAGCGCCTAGTGCCTGAAGCCAAAATTGCTGTCGGCCACGGGCAAATGGACGGGAAAAAGTTAGAAAAAACTTTGCTGGATTTCATGGACGGGAAATTTGATGTCTTGGTTTCTACCACGATTGTAGAAAGTGGTGTCGATGTGCCAAATGCTAACACAATGCTGATTGTGGATGCGCAAAATTTTGGTCTGGCAGATTTGCACCAAATGCGTGGGCGCGTGGGGCGAAGCAACCGAAAAGCATTTTGCTACCTCATCACGCCTCCACTCGTTACTTTGACGGATGAAGCACGCAAAAGATTACAGGCCATTGAGCAATTTACAGATTTGGGCTCGGGATTCAATATTGCAATGAAGGATTTAGAAATCCGTGGAGCAGGAAATTTACTGGGTGCAGAGCAGTCTGGCTTTATGGCTGAAATGGGATTTGATACGTACCAAAAAATACTAAACGAAGCGATAGAAGAATTGAAATATTCTGACGAGTTTAATTATTTATTTCAAGATGAATTAAAAAGAAAAGAAGATTATGTTTCTGATTTTAATTTAGATGCTGATTTAGAATTACTGATTCCAGACCATTATGTGAACAACGTAGAAGAGCGAATGGCGCTTTATAACGAGCTAGCACAAGTTGAAAATCAAAATCAACTGAACCAATTCAGAGAAAATCTAATCGATCGGTTTGGGAATTTGCCTACACAAGCTCGTGATTTACTAAAATCTATGGAATTAAAGTGGCTTGCAGAAAAACTGGGCATGGAAAAAATCGTTCTGAAAAATGGAATCTTCTTGGGTTATTTTATCAACAATCCTCAGTCGCCTTTTTATCAGAAGCCAGTTTTTCAAAAAATCATGCAATTTCTAAGTCAAAATCCTAACTTTGGTATATTGAAAGAGAAGAAAGTAAGAGGGCAAGAGTTTCCTAGTCTACTTTTGCGAGTAGAGCAAGTCTCGACTATTGATTTGGCTTATCTAAAACTGGAAGAAATTTCTAAAGCCTTATAAATTTTTATAATCGAAGAAAATTTTTTAAGCCTTAAAAAAAATTGGTCAAAAAATATTTAAAAAAAAGCATCGAATTCTGGGAAAACAATTTCTTAGAAAGTCCTGAAAATCTATGGGCACTACGCATCAGTTTCAGTGCTATTTTGGCTTTGGGCATTTTTTATTTATTAGGAATCCCAAAAGCAGGGCTGACTGTGAGCATGGGGATTGTTGCCACCGCTTTGACTGAGAATGATGTCCACATCAAATCCAGTTTACGCTCTACGCTTCTTATTGG includes:
- the mfd gene encoding transcription-repair coupling factor; the protein is METISIQKISQQFKNQKDFENIIHFLNQEEPQHLQCKGLIGGAFSFFAHQLFIATQRSLLYIFDDAENAAYCLNELEDLLDKDQVLYFPASYRRPYEIEEINNANVVLRTEVLNKLSSSKKPRIIITTSNALTEKVVTKKSLTEKTYRLKVGDEISVDFLNEILFSFDFKRTDFVTEPGEFSVRGGIIDVFSYADEKPYRISFFGDEIERIKSFDLETQLSTAEVKSFVIVPNLENKLNTEKRQSFLEFLNSKTLILGQNLILTKSLVQSNFEKSEKAFENLNSEIQHKNPEDLFLKAENFLTEISNFDVLEFSAQTLLSPHAKFSYSQTPQPAFNKKFDLLIDALQEQSKGGFRNYLFCSSAKQIQRFQEIFQDIGREVQFTPVLASIHAGFVDKDLKIACFTDHQIFERYHKFNLRNSFSKKESLTLKELTSLQVGDYVTHIDHGLGKFGGLKKINVNGTMQEAIKLVYRDNDILYVSIHSLHKIAKYTGKDGQIPKVNKLGSPAWKNLKNKTKKKVKEVAFDLIKLYAKRKLDKGFAFAPDTYLQNELEASFIYEDTPDQLKATEDVKTDMESEQVMDRLICGDVGFGKTEVAIRAAFKAATDGKQVAVLVPTTILAFQHYKTFKERLADFPVRVEYLNRFKTTKQKNEILKDLAEGKIEILIGTHQIVGKKVIYKDLGLLIVDEEHKFGVSIKDKLKTLRSHLDTLTLTATPIPRTLQFSLMAARDLSIIRTPPPNRQPVETKIIGLNEEQIRDAVFYELQRGGQVFVIFNRINGLKEMAGMIQRLVPEAKIAVGHGQMDGKKLEKTLLDFMDGKFDVLVSTTIVESGVDVPNANTMLIVDAQNFGLADLHQMRGRVGRSNRKAFCYLITPPLVTLTDEARKRLQAIEQFTDLGSGFNIAMKDLEIRGAGNLLGAEQSGFMAEMGFDTYQKILNEAIEELKYSDEFNYLFQDELKRKEDYVSDFNLDADLELLIPDHYVNNVEERMALYNELAQVENQNQLNQFRENLIDRFGNLPTQARDLLKSMELKWLAEKLGMEKIVLKNGIFLGYFINNPQSPFYQKPVFQKIMQFLSQNPNFGILKEKKVRGQEFPSLLLRVEQVSTIDLAYLKLEEISKAL